One genomic segment of Anguilla anguilla isolate fAngAng1 chromosome 2, fAngAng1.pri, whole genome shotgun sequence includes these proteins:
- the LOC118221341 gene encoding beta-galactoside-binding lectin-like: MEVKNMSFKAGTELKITGVPKSDAASFAINVGQSEDRIALHFNPRFDCYGDHCTIVCNSKQDGCWNSEHRENNFPFQQGEEFKVSISFDNDQFRIKLSNGHVFHFPNRLGDDKYKHITIDGARITSFKIK, encoded by the exons ATGGAAGTGAAAAACATGTCGTTCAAGGCAGGGACTGAACTGAAGATCACAGGTGTCCCCAAATCGGATGCTGCTAG tttCGCAATCAACGTGGGGCAGTCTGAGGACAGAATCGCGCTGCACTTTAACCCACGCTTCGACTGCTACGGGGACCACTGCACCATCGTCTGCAACTCCAAGCAGGACGGCTGTTGGAACAGCGAGCACAGAGAGAACAACTTCCCCTTTcagcagggggaggagtttaAG gtgTCCATTTCCTTTGACAATGACCAATTTCGTATTAAACTATCTAATGGCCATGTGTTTCATTTCCCCAACCGTCTGGGTGatgacaaatataaacacattaccATTGATGGAGCCAGGATCACAAGCTTCAAGATAAAATAA
- the LOC118221339 gene encoding galactose-binding lectin l-1-like: MDLVEVKNLIVKPGMELKVNGVFDANPERFSINVGHSTQEVAVHVDVRFSYGNDKRLLVINHKTDDKWQEEQRYPGFPFTEGQAFQVSIVFNFDTFDIYLPDGKVEHFPNHLGDQEYKYIFFVGDATVKTISVNVADKPTKR; this comes from the exons ATGGAT TTAGTGGAGGTGAAAAACCTGATCGTCAAGCCAGGAATGGAACTGAAGGTCAACGGTGTCTTCGACGCCAATCCAGAACG TTTCTCTATCAATGTGGGCCACTCTACCCAAGAAGTTGCGGTGCACGTTGACGTGCGTTTCAGCTATGGAAATGACAAACGCCTCTTGGTCATAAACCACAAGACCGACGACAAATGGCAAGAAGAACAAAGATATCCTGGATTCCCCTTCACAGAAGGGCAGGCATTTCAG gtgtCCATTGTCTTCAACTTTGATACTTTTGACATTTATCTGCCAGATGGCAAGGTGGAGCACTTCCCCAACCACCTGGGTGACCAggaatacaaatacattttctttgtggGGGATGCCACAGTCAAAACCATAAGTGTGAATGTGGCTGACAAACCAACCAAGAGATAG